One part of the Bacillus sp. FJAT-45350 genome encodes these proteins:
- the trmD gene encoding tRNA (guanosine(37)-N1)-methyltransferase TrmD → MKIDVLTLFPEMFTGVFGSSILNQAQEKGYVNFNVVNFRDYTENKHKKVDDYPYGGGAGMVLAPQPLFDAVETLRANHNTKPRVILLCPQGERYTQKKAEELAHEEHLIMLCGHYEGYDERIREHLVTDEISIGDFVLTGGEVGAMIIADSVTRLLPGVLGNETSAVTDSFSTGLLEHPQYTRPSDFRGMKVPDVLLSGHHENIETWRRKEALRRTYVRRPDLLEGKELTEEEKKWIEEFKFDA, encoded by the coding sequence ATGAAAATTGATGTATTAACGCTTTTTCCTGAGATGTTTACTGGTGTATTTGGTTCATCAATTTTGAATCAAGCTCAGGAAAAAGGGTACGTAAATTTTAATGTGGTAAATTTTCGGGATTATACAGAAAATAAGCATAAGAAAGTGGACGACTATCCTTATGGTGGAGGAGCAGGAATGGTCTTAGCACCACAGCCATTGTTTGATGCGGTAGAAACGTTGAGGGCAAATCATAATACAAAGCCTCGAGTAATTCTCCTATGTCCTCAAGGGGAAAGATACACTCAAAAAAAGGCTGAGGAATTAGCACATGAGGAACATCTAATCATGCTATGTGGACACTATGAAGGATATGATGAGCGTATTCGAGAGCATCTAGTTACTGATGAAATTTCCATTGGAGATTTTGTTCTAACGGGTGGTGAAGTAGGAGCAATGATTATCGCTGATAGCGTGACTCGTCTTTTACCGGGGGTGTTAGGAAACGAAACCTCAGCTGTCACTGATTCTTTTTCAACAGGTTTACTAGAGCATCCACAGTATACTAGGCCATCTGATTTTAGAGGTATGAAAGTACCTGATGTTCTTTTATCTGGTCATCATGAAAACATTGAAACATGGAGGCGTAAAGAAGCGCTTCGACGTACATATGTAAGAAGACCTGATTTACTAGAAGGGAAAGAGTTAACTGAGGAAGAGAAAAAGTGGATAGAGGAATTTAAATTCGATGCTTGA
- the rpsP gene encoding 30S ribosomal protein S16, with product MAVKIRLKRMGSKKAPFYRLVVADSRSPRDGRFIEEIGTYNPLTQPAKVDIKEEKALQWMLEGAKPSDTVRNLFSQAGLMEKLHNAKNSK from the coding sequence ATGGCAGTAAAAATTCGTTTAAAGCGTATGGGTTCAAAGAAAGCTCCTTTCTATCGTTTGGTAGTAGCAGATTCTCGTTCTCCACGTGATGGTCGTTTCATCGAGGAGATCGGTACTTATAACCCATTAACTCAACCAGCGAAAGTAGACATTAAAGAAGAGAAAGCACTTCAGTGGATGTTAGAGGGTGCAAAACCATCTGATACAGTTCGCAACCTTTTCTCTCAAGCTGGTCTTATGGAAAAGCTTCACAACGCAAAAAACAGTAAGTAA
- the rimM gene encoding ribosome maturation factor RimM (Essential for efficient processing of 16S rRNA), whose amino-acid sequence MTNWFKVGKIVNTQGLRGEVRVISITDFEEERFSVGSKLYLEHDDLKDLRPLTVASHRKHKNFDLLTFEGLTNINEVEPFKGGTLQVSEEALGDLDEGEFYYHEIIGCEVWTDEGKELGKIKEILSPGANDVWVVQRKGPGKEILLPYIEDVVKEVNIEEKKVTVHLMEGLI is encoded by the coding sequence ATGACAAATTGGTTTAAAGTCGGAAAGATTGTTAACACACAAGGGCTACGCGGTGAAGTAAGGGTCATTTCCATTACAGATTTTGAAGAAGAGAGATTTTCTGTCGGGAGTAAGCTTTATCTAGAGCACGATGATTTAAAAGATTTGCGTCCACTTACTGTCGCAAGTCACCGAAAGCATAAAAATTTTGATTTACTAACGTTTGAAGGACTTACGAACATTAATGAAGTAGAGCCTTTTAAAGGTGGTACGCTTCAAGTTTCAGAAGAGGCTCTTGGTGACCTAGATGAAGGTGAGTTTTACTATCATGAAATTATTGGTTGTGAGGTGTGGACAGACGAGGGTAAAGAGCTTGGTAAGATAAAAGAAATACTTTCACCAGGTGCAAATGATGTATGGGTTGTTCAACGGAAGGGGCCAGGAAAAGAAATTCTACTTCCATATATAGAGGATGTAGTAAAAGAAGTGAATATTGAAGAGAAAAAAGTAACTGTCCATTTAATGGAAGGGCTTATCTAA
- a CDS encoding ribonuclease HII, giving the protein MKRLAIRQIEDLLFGSKTVEQSTLDEIKHDERKGVQKLIERYNRKIQKEQDLKEDFYKMMVYEEDLKIKGIRYIAGIDEVGRGPLAGPVVSSAVILPTDFYLPGLTDSKKLPKDKRDEFYSIIIKEAIAFHVSIVPATVIDEVNIYQATKRSMLEAVNGLDIQPEHLLIDAMELKVLLPQTSLIKGDQKSVSIAASSVVAKVTRDRYMERLGEIHPHYGFEKHMGYGTKEHLEAIDKYGVIDEHRRSFAPIRESIATAK; this is encoded by the coding sequence ATGAAGAGATTAGCTATAAGACAAATTGAAGATTTACTGTTTGGTAGTAAAACTGTTGAACAGTCAACTTTGGATGAGATTAAACATGATGAAAGAAAAGGAGTTCAAAAGTTAATAGAACGTTACAATAGAAAAATACAAAAAGAACAAGATTTAAAAGAAGACTTTTACAAAATGATGGTTTATGAAGAAGACTTAAAGATAAAGGGTATTCGGTATATTGCTGGCATTGATGAAGTGGGTAGAGGTCCTCTAGCTGGACCTGTAGTTAGTAGTGCAGTTATACTTCCTACAGATTTTTACTTACCTGGGCTAACTGATTCAAAAAAATTACCGAAAGACAAAAGGGATGAATTCTACTCAATTATAATTAAAGAAGCAATTGCCTTTCATGTGAGTATTGTTCCGGCAACTGTAATTGATGAAGTTAATATCTATCAAGCTACGAAACGATCTATGCTAGAAGCTGTTAATGGTTTAGACATTCAACCAGAGCATTTACTAATAGATGCTATGGAATTAAAGGTTTTACTTCCTCAAACGTCACTTATAAAAGGGGACCAAAAAAGTGTATCCATTGCGGCTAGTTCTGTTGTTGCAAAAGTTACACGTGATAGGTATATGGAAAGATTAGGGGAGATACATCCACACTATGGTTTTGAAAAACATATGGGTTATGGAACGAAAGAGCACCTAGAAGCAATTGATAAATATGGTGTAATTGATGAGCATCGTCGGTCCTTTGCCCCAATAAGAGAAAGTATTGCTACTGCTAAATAG
- a CDS encoding KH domain-containing protein has translation MKELVETIAKALVDHPDDVYVTVRDEEQLITLELTVNGQDMGKVIGKQGRVAKAVRSVVNAAAAQQNKRVRLDIIDPVG, from the coding sequence ATGAAAGAGTTAGTAGAGACGATTGCGAAAGCTCTAGTTGACCATCCTGATGATGTATATGTCACAGTACGGGATGAAGAACAGCTTATTACGTTAGAACTAACAGTAAATGGTCAGGACATGGGAAAAGTTATTGGAAAACAAGGTCGAGTGGCAAAGGCAGTTCGCTCGGTAGTCAATGCAGCAGCAGCACAGCAAAATAAACGTGTTCGATTAGATATCATTGATCCTGTAGGGTGA
- a CDS encoding YlqD family protein, whose protein sequence is MDIIRTVTVKQILTEKRKQYLMNELSNEEVQVSKELEQLKFQLHKKLKKFQSDHEYSQTIRQSFNSEIKQRQEKLRAVEFKKHQLNKLEIGTELKDGSVQSICSIQVGDNWDDVLRDTEVIIRDGIVDEIRKGLKKDDKLV, encoded by the coding sequence ATGGATATTATTAGAACCGTTACTGTGAAACAGATACTGACAGAGAAGCGAAAACAATATTTAATGAATGAGTTGAGCAATGAAGAAGTACAAGTAAGTAAAGAATTAGAACAGCTAAAGTTCCAATTACATAAAAAATTAAAGAAATTTCAGAGCGACCATGAATATAGCCAAACGATTCGTCAAAGTTTTAACAGTGAAATTAAACAAAGACAGGAAAAGCTAAGAGCAGTTGAATTTAAGAAGCATCAATTAAACAAACTAGAGATAGGTACAGAATTAAAGGACGGCTCAGTACAATCAATTTGTAGTATACAAGTTGGAGATAACTGGGATGATGTGTTACGTGATACTGAAGTGATTATAAGAGATGGTATTGTTGATGAAATTAGAAAAGGACTGAAAAAAGATGACAAATTGGTTTAA
- a CDS encoding putative DNA-binding protein: protein MLDKTLRMNYLFDFYQSLLTPKQQKYMSLYYLDDLSLGEIAEEFEVSRQAVYDNIKRTELMLEEYEVKLSLLAKFEKRTSLLETLKKTAQEKKSTPEEINNLIDSLEKLD, encoded by the coding sequence GTGTTAGATAAAACGTTAAGAATGAACTATCTGTTTGACTTTTATCAGTCACTCCTAACACCCAAGCAGCAGAAGTACATGTCATTGTACTATCTTGATGATTTGTCTCTTGGTGAAATTGCCGAAGAATTTGAAGTCAGTCGACAAGCTGTTTATGATAACATTAAACGTACTGAATTAATGCTAGAAGAATACGAAGTGAAATTATCGTTATTAGCTAAGTTTGAAAAACGTACGTCGTTATTAGAAACACTGAAAAAGACTGCGCAAGAAAAAAAATCGACTCCTGAAGAGATCAACAACTTAATTGATTCTCTTGAAAAATTAGATTAG
- the ylqF gene encoding ribosome biogenesis GTPase YlqF, producing the protein MTIQWFPGHMAKARREVTEKLKLIDVVIELLDARVPLSSRNPMIDEIVAHKPRLILLNKADLADPKMTDKWTSYFRKQDVVVLPIDSQSGKGVEKIPGACKELAHALFEKWKSKGMKPRAIRAMILGIPNVGKSTLINRLAVKKIAKTGDRPGVTKKQQWIKVGKELELLDTPGILWPKFEDQQIGYRLAATGAIKDELLDFQDIALFVLNFMKDHYPETIQQRYKLEEVPDEGLALFDEIGKKRGCLLPGGYIDYDKAAEIILRELRSGTLGRITLEQTPSNS; encoded by the coding sequence ATGACGATTCAATGGTTTCCTGGACATATGGCGAAAGCCAGACGAGAAGTAACAGAAAAGCTTAAGCTTATTGATGTTGTCATTGAGCTTCTTGATGCAAGAGTACCTCTTTCTTCAAGGAACCCAATGATTGATGAAATTGTAGCACATAAACCAAGATTAATTTTATTAAATAAGGCTGACTTAGCCGATCCTAAAATGACCGATAAATGGACTTCATACTTCCGTAAACAAGATGTTGTCGTATTACCAATTGATTCTCAGTCAGGTAAGGGTGTAGAGAAAATACCTGGAGCATGTAAAGAACTAGCTCATGCATTATTTGAGAAGTGGAAATCAAAAGGTATGAAACCAAGAGCAATACGAGCGATGATACTTGGAATTCCTAACGTTGGTAAATCAACATTAATCAACCGTCTAGCGGTGAAAAAGATCGCTAAAACAGGCGACCGACCGGGTGTTACGAAAAAGCAGCAATGGATAAAGGTCGGTAAGGAATTGGAGCTTTTAGATACACCAGGGATTTTATGGCCGAAGTTTGAAGATCAACAGATTGGCTATCGTTTGGCAGCGACAGGGGCAATTAAGGATGAGCTCTTAGATTTTCAGGACATTGCTTTATTTGTTTTGAATTTTATGAAGGATCATTATCCTGAAACGATTCAACAACGATATAAATTAGAGGAAGTTCCTGATGAAGGACTCGCGCTGTTTGATGAGATTGGGAAGAAAAGGGGATGTCTCTTACCTGGGGGCTACATAGATTATGATAAAGCAGCTGAGATTATTCTACGGGAACTTCGCTCAGGTACATTAGGAAGAATTACATTAGAGCAAACTCCGTCGAATTCTTAG
- the lepB gene encoding signal peptidase I: MTTRGKSEIVEWTKAIVIALLLAVVIRYFLFAPIVVEGQSMMPTLHHSDRMIVNKIGYTIGKPKRFDIIVFHATEEKDYIKRVIGLPGDTIEYKDDVLFINGEAVEEPYLDHLKADLETNDFLTYDFTLEQVADQSVVPEGHVFVLGDNRRHSLDSRDIGFVEYEDVIGKANMIYWPVSDIRFAK; encoded by the coding sequence ATGACGACAAGGGGAAAAAGCGAAATAGTAGAATGGACCAAAGCCATTGTAATTGCTTTATTATTAGCTGTAGTTATCCGTTATTTTTTATTTGCGCCTATAGTAGTAGAAGGGCAATCAATGATGCCGACTTTACATCATAGTGATAGAATGATTGTCAATAAAATTGGGTATACCATAGGAAAGCCAAAGAGGTTTGATATCATTGTTTTCCATGCTACTGAAGAAAAAGATTATATCAAACGTGTAATTGGTCTCCCAGGAGATACGATTGAATACAAAGACGATGTTCTATTTATTAATGGTGAAGCGGTTGAAGAGCCATACTTAGATCATTTAAAAGCTGATCTTGAAACGAACGATTTTTTAACATATGATTTTACTTTAGAACAAGTGGCAGATCAATCAGTAGTGCCAGAAGGACATGTGTTTGTACTTGGGGATAACAGAAGACATAGCCTAGATAGTCGAGATATTGGCTTCGTAGAGTACGAAGATGTGATTGGTAAAGCTAACATGATTTATTGGCCAGTGTCAGATATTCGTTTTGCAAAGTAG
- the rplS gene encoding 50S ribosomal protein L19 yields MNNIIREITQEQLKSDLPSFRPGDTLVIHVKVVEGTRERIQLFEGVVIKRRGSGVSETFTARKISYGVGVERTFPLHSPKIAKIEVKRRGKVRRAKLYYLRALRGKAARIKEIR; encoded by the coding sequence ATGAACAACATTATCCGTGAAATTACACAAGAACAACTTAAATCGGATCTTCCATCATTCCGTCCTGGAGACACTTTAGTTATTCATGTTAAAGTTGTTGAGGGAACTCGTGAGCGTATTCAGCTTTTCGAGGGCGTTGTAATCAAACGTCGTGGATCTGGAGTTAGTGAGACTTTTACAGCTCGTAAAATCTCATACGGTGTAGGTGTTGAACGTACATTCCCATTACATTCACCGAAAATCGCTAAGATTGAAGTGAAACGTCGCGGTAAAGTACGTCGTGCGAAACTTTACTATCTACGTGCATTACGTGGTAAAGCGGCTCGTATTAAAGAAATTCGATAG
- the ffh gene encoding signal recognition particle protein, with product MAFEGLAERLQNTLAKMKGKGKVTEADVKEMMREVRLALLEADVNFKVVKQFIADVKERAIGQEVLKSLTPGQQVIKVVNEELTNLMGGEQSKIAHANKPPTVVMMVGLQGAGKTTTTAKLANHLRKKHNRNPMLVAADIYRPAAIKQLETLGKQLSMPVFSLGDQVSPVEIAKQALAKAKEEHHDYLIIDTAGRLHIDEGLMEELQQVKEVANPDEILLVVDAMTGQDAVNVAESFNEQLDITGVVLTKLDGDTRGGAALSVKAVTKTPIKFAGMGEKIDQLEPFHPERMASRILGMGDVLTLIEKAQANVDEEKAKELEKKMRTMDFTFEDFLEQLEQVRNMGPLDELLGMMPGMNKMKGMKNLQVDDKQINRVEAIVRSMTKAEKQDPSLMNASRRRRIAKGSGTSIQDVNRLLKQFEDMKKMMKQMTNMGGKGKKKGKGGLKLPFM from the coding sequence ATGGCATTTGAAGGTTTAGCTGAACGATTACAGAATACATTAGCTAAAATGAAGGGGAAAGGGAAAGTAACCGAAGCAGACGTTAAAGAAATGATGCGTGAAGTTCGCCTTGCCCTCCTAGAAGCAGATGTTAACTTTAAAGTTGTTAAACAATTTATCGCAGATGTAAAAGAGCGAGCAATTGGACAAGAGGTGTTAAAGAGTTTAACACCTGGACAACAAGTTATAAAAGTAGTTAATGAAGAGCTTACTAATTTAATGGGTGGTGAGCAGAGTAAGATTGCTCATGCAAATAAACCCCCGACAGTTGTCATGATGGTTGGTCTGCAAGGTGCAGGTAAAACGACTACTACAGCAAAATTAGCGAATCATTTACGAAAAAAGCATAACCGCAATCCGATGCTTGTTGCTGCTGATATTTATCGTCCTGCTGCGATTAAGCAGTTAGAAACATTAGGTAAGCAGCTAAGTATGCCAGTGTTCTCGTTGGGTGACCAAGTGAGCCCAGTGGAAATTGCTAAGCAAGCACTTGCAAAAGCAAAAGAAGAGCATCATGATTACTTAATCATTGATACAGCTGGTCGTTTGCATATTGATGAAGGATTAATGGAAGAATTGCAGCAAGTGAAAGAAGTAGCTAATCCTGATGAAATTCTGTTAGTTGTCGATGCAATGACAGGGCAAGATGCTGTTAATGTGGCAGAAAGCTTTAATGAACAACTAGATATTACTGGTGTAGTTTTAACAAAGCTAGATGGTGATACACGTGGTGGTGCGGCGTTATCTGTTAAGGCAGTAACGAAAACACCAATTAAGTTTGCTGGTATGGGCGAAAAGATAGACCAACTTGAACCATTCCACCCTGAGCGAATGGCTTCTAGGATTCTAGGTATGGGTGATGTATTAACACTCATTGAAAAGGCTCAAGCCAATGTAGATGAAGAGAAGGCCAAAGAGCTAGAGAAGAAAATGAGAACGATGGATTTCACGTTTGAGGATTTTCTTGAACAGCTTGAGCAAGTTCGTAATATGGGACCACTTGATGAGTTACTAGGGATGATGCCTGGAATGAACAAAATGAAGGGTATGAAAAATCTTCAAGTGGATGATAAACAAATTAATCGTGTTGAAGCTATTGTCCGTTCAATGACAAAAGCAGAAAAGCAAGACCCAAGTCTTATGAATGCAAGTCGTAGACGTAGAATCGCTAAAGGAAGCGGTACGAGCATTCAGGATGTCAATCGCTTACTCAAACAATTCGAGGATATGAAGAAGATGATGAAGCAAATGACGAATATGGGTGGAAAAGGTAAGAAAAAAGGCAAAGGCGGTCTTAAGTTACCGTTTATGTAA